From Solibacillus isronensis, the proteins below share one genomic window:
- a CDS encoding LLM class flavin-dependent oxidoreductase yields MKKFEFGIYSLADIGIDPLTGNPPTPSQRLEEILQMADLTENLGLDVFGVGEHHRLDYVVSAPPVVLSAISQRTKHIKLTSTTTVLSTVDPVRLYEDFATLDLLSNGRAEILAGRGAFIESFPLFGYSTSDYDALFEENLLLLQQLNSQARVTWSGQFRPALNNAEIAPRPFNQEIPIWVGVGGTPESAVRAGRVGVGMALAILGGPLDRFQPLVNLYRKSGQHHPEKLNVGVTGHLFIADTTEQAQEQFYPYYKNYWQYVNQQRGSFSFQLSFEQFIEITGPNMALFVGSPEDVAEKIIKQYEFFEHSRFLAQPDIGGQPFELVKNSMNLFANEVVPIVRNHIEMKL; encoded by the coding sequence ATGAAGAAATTTGAATTCGGCATTTATTCCCTTGCTGATATTGGCATCGATCCTTTAACAGGAAACCCCCCCACTCCTTCACAACGTTTGGAGGAAATTTTACAGATGGCGGACTTAACGGAAAATTTAGGACTGGATGTGTTTGGTGTCGGTGAGCATCACCGTCTTGATTATGTCGTTTCTGCCCCGCCTGTTGTCTTGTCTGCAATTTCTCAGCGGACAAAACATATTAAACTGACGAGCACAACAACCGTTTTAAGCACGGTGGATCCTGTTCGACTTTATGAAGATTTTGCAACGCTTGATTTACTTAGCAATGGACGAGCCGAAATTTTAGCAGGTCGTGGTGCATTCATTGAATCTTTCCCCCTTTTTGGGTATTCAACAAGTGACTATGACGCATTATTTGAGGAAAACTTACTTTTACTTCAACAATTAAATTCACAGGCACGCGTAACATGGAGTGGTCAATTTCGCCCAGCTTTAAATAATGCGGAAATCGCTCCAAGACCCTTTAATCAGGAAATTCCTATTTGGGTTGGTGTTGGCGGTACTCCAGAAAGTGCCGTTCGAGCAGGTCGTGTCGGAGTTGGAATGGCACTTGCAATATTAGGAGGCCCCCTTGACCGGTTCCAGCCATTAGTGAATCTTTACCGAAAATCCGGACAGCATCATCCTGAAAAGTTAAATGTTGGAGTTACTGGTCACCTTTTCATTGCAGATACAACGGAACAGGCACAGGAGCAATTTTACCCTTACTATAAAAACTATTGGCAGTATGTTAATCAGCAACGAGGCAGTTTCAGCTTCCAGTTATCTTTTGAACAATTCATCGAAATTACCGGACCGAACATGGCATTATTTGTTGGAAGTCCTGAAGATGTTGCAGAAAAAATTATTAAACAATATGAATTCTTCGAGCATAGCCGATTTTTGGCGCAGCCGGATATTGGTGGTCAACCATTTGAACTTGTAAAAAACAGTATGAATTTATTTGCCAACGAAGTCGTTCCAATTGTTAGAAACCACATTGAGATGAAATTATAA